A single region of the Anopheles marshallii mitochondrion, complete genome genome encodes:
- the ND5 gene encoding NADH dehydrogenase subunit 5 (TAA stop codon is completed by the addition of 3' A residues to the mRNA): MNTLINYCKISFYSLFFISSFLFIISLNFLLNDFTYFIEWEVLSLQSMSIVMTFLFDWMSLMFMSFVLLISSLVIFYSNQYMEEDYNINRFILLVLMFVMSMMMLIISPNLISILLGWDGLGLVSYCLVIYFQNVKSYNAGMLTALSNRIGDVALLLAIAWMLNYGSWNYIFYLDMMKNNMEMMVIGVLVMLAAMTKSAQIPFSSWLPAAMAAPTPVSALVHSSTLVTAGVYLLIRFNDLLMNWWMSQFLLLMAGLTMFMAGLGANFEFDLKKIIALSTLSQLGLMMSILSMGFYKLAFFHLLTHALFKALLFMCAGSIIHNMKNSQDIRMMGSLSMSMPLTCSCFNVANLALCGMPFLAGFYSKDLILEMVMLSYVNVFVFFLFFFSTGLTVCYSFRLCFYSMTGTFNSTSLHPLNDSSWIMLFSIWVLMIMAVIGGSFLSWLMFLNPSMICLPLKMKMLTLFVCLLGGLFGYLLSNIKLFFINKALYYYNFINFVGSMWFMPVISTLGVINYPLKLGLYSYKSFDQGWSEFFGSQMIYVQLKNYSLYLQEFQKNNLKIYLLSYMLWFIILLMLVVMVN; the protein is encoded by the coding sequence GTGAATACATTAATTAATTATTGTAAAATTAGATTTTATAGACTATTTTTTATTAGAAGTTTTTTGTTTATTATTAGTTTAAACTTTTTATTAAATGATTTTACATATTTTATTGAATGAGAAGTTTTAAGATTACAATCAATATCTATTGTTATAACTTTTTTATTTGATTGAATAAGTTTAATATTTATATCTTTTGTTTTATTAATTTCTTCTTTAGTTATTTTTTATAGAAATCAATATATAGAAGAAGATTATAATATTAATCGATTTATTTTGTTAGTATTAATATTTGTTATATCAATAATAATATTAATTATTAGTCCTAATTTAATTAGAATTTTATTAGGATGAGATGGGTTAGGGCTTGTTTCTTATTGTTTAGTTATTTATTTTCAAAATGTTAAATCTTATAATGCTGGTATATTAACTGCCTTATCTAATCGAATTGGAGATGTTGCTTTATTATTAGCTATTGCTTGAATATTAAATTATGGAAGTTGAAATTATATTTTTTATTTAGATATAATAAAAAATAACATAGAAATAATGGTAATTGGAGTATTAGTTATATTAGCAGCTATAACAAAAAGAGCTCAAATTCCTTTTTCTTCTTGATTACCGGCAGCTATAGCAGCTCCCACTCCTGTATCTGCTTTAGTTCATTCATCGACTTTAGTTACTGCTGGAGTTTATTTATTAATTCGATTTAATGATTTACTTATAAATTGATGAATAAGTCAATTTTTATTATTAATAGCAGGATTAACTATATTTATAGCTGGTTTAGGAGCTAATTTTGAATTTGATTTAAAAAAAATTATTGCTTTATCTACATTAAGTCAATTAGGTTTAATAATAAGAATTTTATCTATAGGGTTTTATAAATTAGCTTTTTTTCATTTATTAACTCATGCTTTATTTAAAGCTTTATTATTTATATGTGCTGGTTCAATTATTCATAATATAAAAAATTCACAGGATATTCGAATAATAGGAAGATTATCTATAAGTATACCATTGACTTGTAGTTGTTTTAACGTTGCTAATTTAGCTTTATGTGGAATACCTTTTTTAGCGGGATTTTATTCTAAGGATTTAATTTTAGAAATAGTAATATTATCTTATGTTAATGTTTTTGTTTTTTTTCTTTTTTTTTTTAGTACTGGTTTAACTGTATGTTATTCATTTCGATTATGTTTTTATTCTATAACTGGTACTTTTAATAGAACTAGTTTACATCCTTTAAATGATTCTAGATGAATTATATTATTTAGAATTTGAGTTTTAATAATTATAGCAGTAATTGGGGGAAGATTTTTAAGTTGATTAATATTTTTAAATCCATCAATAATTTGTTTGCCTTTAAAAATAAAAATATTAACATTATTTGTATGTTTATTAGGGGGATTATTTGGTTATTTATTAAGAAATATTAAATTATTTTTTATTAATAAGGCTTTATATTATTATAATTTTATTAATTTTGTTGGTTCTATATGATTTATACCTGTAATTTCTACATTAGGAGTTATTAATTATCCATTAAAATTAGGATTATATTCTTATAAAAGTTTTGATCAAGGATGAAGAGAATTTTTTGGTAGTCAAATAATTTATGTTCAATTAAAAAATTATTCTTTATATTTACAAGAATTTCAAAAAAATAATTTAAAAATTTATTTATTAAGTTATATATTATGATTTATTATTTTATTAATATTAGTTGTAATGGTAAATT
- the ATP8 gene encoding ATP synthase F0 subunit 8 — MPQMAPINWLILFFLFSITLVIFNILNYFCFFYTPMKTSQLLNIKFNKMNWKW, encoded by the coding sequence ATTCCACAAATAGCACCTATTAATTGGTTAATTTTATTTTTTTTATTTTCAATTACATTAGTAATTTTTAATATCTTAAATTACTTTTGTTTTTTTTATACTCCTATAAAAACATCTCAATTATTAAATATTAAATTTAATAAAATAAATTGAAAATGATAA
- the COX2 gene encoding cytochrome c oxidase subunit 2 (TAA stop codon is completed by the addition of 3' A residues to the mRNA), producing the protein MATWANLGLQDSSSPLMEQLNFFHDHTLLILTMITILVGYIMGMLMFNKFTNRYLLHGQTIEIIWTVLPAIILMFIAFPSLRLLYLMDEINTPSITLKSIGHQWYWSYEYSDFLNLEFDSYMIPTNELDMNGFRLLDVDNRIILPMNNQIRILVTATDVLHSWTVPSLGVKVDATPGRLNQINFLINRPGLFFGQCSEICGANHSFMPIVIESIPMQFFIKWIISMTN; encoded by the coding sequence ATGGCAACATGAGCAAACTTAGGATTACAAGATAGATCATCTCCTTTAATAGAACAATTAAATTTTTTTCATGATCACACATTATTAATTTTAACAATAATCACTATCTTAGTTGGTTATATTATAGGAATATTAATATTTAATAAATTTACAAACCGATATTTATTACATGGACAAACTATTGAAATTATTTGAACTGTATTACCAGCCATTATTTTAATATTTATTGCTTTCCCTTCTTTACGATTATTATACTTAATAGATGAAATTAATACCCCTTCTATTACTTTAAAATCAATTGGACATCAATGATATTGAAGATATGAATATTCAGATTTTTTAAACTTAGAATTTGATTCTTATATAATTCCTACTAATGAATTAGATATAAATGGATTTCGATTATTAGATGTTGATAATCGAATTATTTTACCAATAAATAATCAAATTCGAATTTTAGTCACAGCAACTGATGTGTTACATTCATGAACTGTTCCTTCATTAGGAGTAAAAGTAGATGCCACTCCTGGTCGTTTAAATCAAATTAATTTTTTAATTAATCGACCAGGATTATTTTTTGGTCAATGTTCAGAAATTTGTGGAGCAAATCATAGATTTATACCAATTGTAATTGAAAGAATTCCAATACAATTTTTTATTAAATGAATTATTTCTATAACTAATT
- the ND4L gene encoding NADH dehydrogenase subunit 4L produces the protein MANLFLMFYVSMIMFLFGCMVFVSNRKHLLSTLLSLEYMVLSLFIFIFFYLNFMMYETYFSMFFLTFCVCEGVLGLSILVSMIRTHGNDYFQSFSILQC, from the coding sequence ATGGCAAATTTATTTTTAATATTTTATGTATCTATAATTATATTTTTATTTGGTTGTATAGTTTTTGTTTCAAATCGTAAACATTTATTATCAACATTATTAAGATTAGAATATATAGTATTAAGTTTATTTATTTTTATTTTTTTTTATTTAAATTTTATAATATATGAAACTTATTTTAGAATATTTTTTTTAACTTTTTGTGTTTGTGAAGGAGTTTTAGGGTTATCTATTTTAGTTTCTATAATTCGAACTCATGGTAATGATTATTTTCAAAGTTTTTCTATTTTACAGTGTTAA
- the COX3 gene encoding cytochrome c oxidase subunit 3 (TAA stop codon is completed by the addition of 3' A residues to the mRNA), whose product MSTHANHPFHLVDYSPWPLTGAIGAMTTVSGLVQWFHQYTMTLFILGNIITILTMYQWWRDISREGTFQGLHTFPVTIGLRWGMILFIVSEVFFFISFFWAFFHSSLSPTIELGMTWPPMGIMAFNPFQIPLLNTAILLASGVTVTWAHHALMESNHSQGTQGLFFTIVLGIYFTILQAYEYIEAPFTIADAVYGSTFYMATGFHGLHVLIGTTFLLVCFLRHINYHFSKNHHFGFEAAAWYWHFVDIVWLFLYITIYWWGS is encoded by the coding sequence ATGTCAACACACGCAAATCACCCATTTCATTTAGTAGATTATAGACCTTGACCTTTAACAGGAGCTATTGGAGCAATAACAACTGTATCAGGTCTTGTACAATGATTTCATCAATATACAATAACATTGTTTATTTTAGGTAATATTATTACAATTTTAACTATATACCAATGATGACGAGATATTTCACGAGAAGGAACTTTTCAAGGATTACATACTTTTCCAGTAACAATTGGATTACGATGAGGAATAATTTTATTTATTGTATCAGAAGTATTTTTTTTTATTTCTTTTTTTTGAGCTTTTTTTCATAGTAGTTTATCACCTACTATTGAATTAGGAATAACTTGACCACCAATAGGAATTATAGCATTCAACCCTTTCCAAATTCCTTTATTAAATACAGCTATTTTATTAGCTTCCGGAGTAACAGTAACTTGAGCTCATCATGCATTAATAGAAAGAAATCATTCACAAGGTACTCAAGGATTATTTTTTACAATTGTACTAGGAATTTATTTTACTATTCTTCAAGCTTATGAATATATTGAAGCTCCTTTTACTATTGCTGATGCAGTATATGGTTCAACTTTTTATATAGCTACAGGATTTCATGGTCTTCATGTATTAATTGGAACAACATTTTTATTAGTTTGTTTTTTACGACATATTAATTATCATTTTTCAAAAAATCATCACTTTGGATTTGAAGCTGCTGCATGATATTGACATTTCGTAGACATTGTATGATTATTTTTATATATTACTATTTATTGATGAGGTAGATA
- the ND4 gene encoding NADH dehydrogenase subunit 4 (TAA stop codon is completed by the addition of 3' A residues to the mRNA): MLKFIFVLLFMFFLSFLKNFYWMVQNLIFLLTFIFMINLSSLNYFNYISYYFGLDMISYGLILLSFWICGLMMMASEKVYILNNYKSLFIFMILFLLLMLVLTFSSMSIFMFYLFFEASLIPTLFLILGWGYQPERLQAGIYLLFYTLLASLPLLIGIFYILNYMNTLSFILLSNYFFMNINLLYLSLIFAFLVKMPMFLVHLWLPKAHVEAPVSGSMILAGILLKLGGYGLLRMFSLLQVSGMKYNYWWISVSLVGGVLISLICLRQTDLKALIAYSSVAHMGIVLSGLLTMSYWGLIGSYALMIAHGLCSSGLFCLANISYERMSSRSLLINKGMLNFMPSLSLWWFLLCSGNMAAPPTLNLLGEISLLNSIVSWSWMSMIMLSLLSFFSAAYSLYLFAFSQHGKIYSGIHFFSMGKIREFLLLMLHWLPLNLLILKSGFCTLWI, from the coding sequence GTGTTAAAATTTATTTTTGTTTTGTTATTTATGTTTTTTCTTTCTTTTTTAAAAAATTTTTATTGAATGGTTCAAAATTTAATTTTTTTATTGACTTTTATTTTTATAATTAATTTAAGTTCTTTAAATTATTTTAATTATATTTCTTATTATTTTGGGTTAGATATAATTTCTTATGGTTTAATTTTATTAAGTTTTTGAATTTGTGGTCTTATAATAATAGCAAGAGAAAAAGTATATATTTTAAATAATTATAAGTCTTTATTTATTTTTATAATTTTGTTTTTATTATTAATATTAGTTTTAACATTTAGTTCTATAAGAATTTTTATATTTTATTTATTTTTTGAAGCAAGTTTAATTCCAACTTTATTTTTAATTTTAGGGTGAGGTTATCAACCTGAACGATTGCAAGCGGGGATTTATTTATTATTTTATACTCTTTTAGCTTCTTTACCTTTATTAATTGGAATTTTTTATATCTTAAATTATATAAATACTCTTTCTTTTATTTTATTATCTAATTATTTTTTTATAAATATTAATTTATTATATTTATCTTTAATTTTTGCTTTTTTAGTAAAAATACCTATATTTTTAGTTCATTTATGATTACCAAAAGCTCATGTTGAAGCACCTGTATCCGGTTCAATAATTTTAGCTGGTATTTTATTAAAATTAGGAGGATATGGTTTATTACGAATATTTTCTTTATTGCAAGTTTCTGGTATAAAATATAATTATTGATGAATTAGTGTAAGATTAGTAGGAGGAGTATTAATTAGATTAATTTGTTTACGACAAACAGATTTAAAGGCTTTAATTGCATATTCTTCTGTAGCTCATATAGGAATTGTTTTAAGAGGTTTATTAACAATATCTTATTGAGGGTTAATTGGTTCATATGCATTAATGATTGCTCATGGTTTATGTTCTTCTGGATTATTTTGTTTAGCTAATATTTCTTATGAGCGAATAAGTAGACGAAGATTATTAATTAATAAGGGAATATTGAATTTTATACCTTCATTAAGATTATGGTGATTTTTATTATGTTCTGGTAATATAGCTGCTCCCCCAACTTTAAATTTATTAGGAGAAATTTCTTTATTAAATAGTATTGTTTCATGATCTTGAATATCTATAATTATATTATCTTTATTATCTTTTTTTAGAGCTGCTTATTCTTTATATTTATTTGCTTTTAGTCAACATGGTAAAATTTATTCAGGAATTCATTTCTTTTCAATAGGAAAAATTCGAGAATTTTTATTATTAATATTACATTGATTACCTTTAAATTTATTAATTTTAAAAAGAGGATTTTGTACGTTATGAATTTA
- the ATP6 gene encoding ATP synthase F0 subunit 6, translating to MMTNLFSVFDPSTSILNLSLNWLSTFLGLMLIPMSYWLMPNRFQLIWNNILLTLHKEFKTLLGPSGHNGSTLMFISLFSLIMFNNFLGLFPYIFTSTSHLTLTLTLAFPLWLSFMLYGWINHTQHMFAHLVPQGTPAVLMPFMVCIETISNVIRPGTLAVRLTANMIAGHLLMTLLGNTGPVTTNYIILSVILTTQIALLVLESAVAIIQSYVFAVLSTLYSSEVN from the coding sequence ATGATAACTAATTTATTTTCTGTATTTGATCCTTCAACATCAATTTTAAATTTATCGTTAAATTGATTAAGAACTTTTTTAGGGTTAATATTAATTCCTATATCATACTGACTTATACCAAATCGATTCCAATTAATTTGAAATAACATTTTATTAACACTTCACAAAGAATTTAAAACATTATTAGGACCTTCAGGACATAATGGAAGAACTCTTATATTTATTTCATTATTTAGATTAATTATATTTAATAATTTTTTAGGATTATTTCCTTATATTTTTACAAGAACTAGTCATTTAACTTTAACTTTAACATTAGCTTTTCCATTATGATTAAGTTTTATGTTATATGGTTGAATTAATCACACACAACACATATTCGCTCATTTAGTTCCACAAGGAACTCCCGCAGTTTTAATACCTTTTATAGTTTGCATTGAAACCATTAGTAATGTAATTCGACCAGGAACTTTAGCTGTACGATTAACAGCTAATATAATTGCAGGACATTTATTAATAACATTATTAGGTAATACAGGACCTGTAACAACAAATTATATTATTTTATCAGTAATTTTAACAACACAAATTGCTTTATTAGTATTAGAATCTGCAGTAGCTATTATTCAATCTTATGTATTTGCTGTATTAAGTACTCTTTATTCAAGAGAAGTAAATTAA
- the ND3 gene encoding NADH dehydrogenase subunit 3 — translation MLMLMSMTIIIFIITIIVMMLATLLSKKSLLDREKCSPFECGFDPMNSSRLPFSLRFFLIAIIFLIFDVEIALLLPMILIIKSSNLMNWTITSLFFIFILLIGLYHEWNQGALEWNT, via the coding sequence ATATTAATATTAATATCAATAACAATTATTATTTTTATTATTACAATTATTGTAATAATATTAGCAACTTTATTATCAAAAAAATCATTATTAGATCGAGAAAAATGTTCACCATTTGAATGTGGATTTGATCCAATAAATTCATCTCGCCTTCCTTTTTCATTACGATTTTTTTTAATTGCAATTATTTTTTTAATTTTTGACGTCGAAATTGCTTTATTATTACCTATAATTTTAATTATTAAATCATCAAATTTAATAAATTGAACAATTACTAGTTTATTTTTTATTTTTATTTTATTAATTGGACTTTACCACGAATGAAATCAAGGAGCTTTAGAGTGAAATACATAA